A stretch of Dietzia lutea DNA encodes these proteins:
- a CDS encoding aconitate hydratase, giving the protein MSVNSFNSRDALAVGGVDYEIYRLDRVSTEVPLPYSLKILLENLLRNEDGRVVTAEQVEALQQWNPRKQVDREIQYTPARVLMQDFTGVPCVVDLVAMRDAITDLGGDAKKINPLIPGELVIDHSIIADVFGRPDAFQVNADLEFGRNQERYQLLRWAQESFADFLVVPPNTGICHQVNLEYLSRVVFTREGTEGMIQAYPDTLVGTDSHTPMVNGLGVLGWGVGGIEAEAALLGQPMSMLIPEVIGLKLTGELREGTTATDLVLHVAELLRQTGVVGKFVEFFGPGVSSVPLANRATLGNMSPEYGATCAIFPIDSETLDYLRLTGRSEEQIELVEVYAKEQGLWHDPDNPAEYTQVIELALASVEPSIAGPRRPQDRIELGEAPAVVLSNLAEEAERSGSGSDDGSVDDASADSFPASDPVSPGASTAKNEPPRQYSEEQLTANAELGWPSDPAEVLLGGDSPVIVDHADVVIAAITSCTNTSNPSVMIGAALLAKKAVERGLEPKPWVKTTLAPGSRVVTDYYERSGLTPYLEQLGFDLVGYGCTTCIGNSGPLTPAVSKAVGDKDLNVAAVLSGNRNFEGRIHPEVKMNFLASPPLVIAYALAGTMRKNLLEDPLGTGSDGEPVYLRDIWPSSAEIKEVVDANLEADMFTKGYADVFTGDENWRGMSVPEGDKFDWNEDSTYIRRPPYFDGMSAEPEPIGDITDARVLALLGDSVTTDHISPAGAIKASSPAGKYLQEQGVEPADFNSYGSRRGNHEVMIRGTFANVRLRNQLAPGTEGGVTTHFPSGEQTSIYDASIRYAEEGVPLVVIAGAEYGSGSSRDWAAKGTKLLGVRAVIAESFERIHRSNLIGMGVLPLQFPEGESASSLGLKGDEVFSITGLDGQDSVPGEVTVRAGESDDAIEFTAKVRIDTPAEETYYQHGGILPYMLRQML; this is encoded by the coding sequence ATGAGTGTCAACAGTTTCAATTCGCGAGACGCGCTGGCAGTCGGAGGCGTCGACTACGAGATCTACCGACTCGACCGCGTGTCCACCGAGGTACCACTCCCCTACAGCCTGAAGATCCTGCTGGAGAATCTTCTGCGCAACGAGGACGGCCGCGTGGTGACGGCCGAGCAGGTGGAGGCGCTCCAGCAGTGGAATCCCCGGAAACAGGTGGATCGAGAGATCCAGTACACGCCCGCCCGAGTCCTGATGCAGGACTTCACCGGAGTGCCGTGCGTCGTCGACCTGGTTGCGATGCGCGACGCGATCACCGATCTGGGCGGGGACGCCAAGAAGATCAACCCGCTGATCCCCGGTGAGCTGGTGATCGACCACTCGATCATCGCCGACGTCTTCGGCCGCCCGGACGCCTTCCAGGTCAACGCCGACCTCGAGTTCGGACGCAACCAGGAGCGCTACCAGCTCCTGCGGTGGGCGCAGGAGTCGTTCGCCGATTTCCTCGTGGTCCCGCCGAACACGGGCATCTGCCACCAGGTCAACCTCGAGTACCTGTCCCGGGTCGTCTTCACCCGCGAGGGCACCGAGGGCATGATCCAGGCCTACCCGGACACGCTGGTGGGCACCGACTCGCACACGCCCATGGTCAACGGCCTCGGCGTGCTGGGCTGGGGCGTCGGCGGCATCGAGGCCGAGGCGGCTCTCCTCGGTCAGCCGATGAGCATGCTCATCCCGGAGGTCATCGGCCTCAAGCTGACCGGCGAACTGCGGGAGGGCACGACCGCCACGGACCTGGTCCTCCACGTCGCGGAGTTGCTGCGTCAGACCGGCGTGGTCGGCAAGTTCGTCGAGTTCTTCGGACCCGGCGTCTCCAGCGTGCCGCTGGCCAACCGGGCCACGCTCGGCAACATGAGCCCGGAGTACGGGGCGACGTGTGCGATCTTCCCGATCGACTCGGAGACGCTCGACTACCTGCGGCTGACCGGCCGGTCGGAGGAGCAGATCGAGCTGGTCGAGGTCTACGCCAAGGAGCAGGGGCTCTGGCACGACCCGGACAATCCTGCCGAGTACACCCAGGTCATCGAGCTCGCCCTGGCGAGCGTGGAGCCGTCGATCGCGGGTCCCCGGCGCCCGCAGGACCGTATCGAGCTGGGCGAGGCGCCAGCGGTCGTCCTGAGTAATCTGGCGGAGGAAGCCGAGCGCTCGGGTTCGGGTTCGGACGACGGCAGCGTCGACGACGCCTCGGCGGACTCGTTCCCCGCCAGCGACCCGGTCTCCCCCGGCGCCAGCACCGCCAAGAACGAGCCGCCGCGCCAGTACTCGGAGGAGCAGCTGACCGCCAACGCCGAGCTCGGATGGCCCAGCGACCCGGCGGAGGTTCTGCTGGGCGGCGACTCCCCCGTGATCGTCGACCACGCGGACGTCGTCATCGCGGCGATCACCTCGTGCACCAACACGTCCAACCCGTCGGTGATGATCGGCGCGGCGCTGCTCGCCAAGAAGGCGGTCGAGAGGGGGCTCGAGCCCAAGCCGTGGGTCAAGACGACTCTGGCCCCCGGATCCCGCGTGGTGACCGACTACTACGAGCGGTCCGGCCTCACCCCGTACCTGGAGCAGCTGGGCTTCGACCTGGTCGGGTACGGCTGCACGACGTGCATCGGCAACTCGGGGCCGCTGACGCCGGCCGTCAGCAAGGCGGTGGGCGACAAGGACCTCAACGTCGCGGCCGTCCTGTCCGGCAACCGCAACTTCGAGGGGCGCATCCACCCCGAGGTCAAGATGAACTTCCTGGCGTCCCCGCCGCTGGTCATCGCCTACGCCCTCGCCGGGACCATGCGTAAGAACCTGCTCGAGGACCCGTTGGGGACCGGTTCCGACGGCGAGCCGGTCTATCTCCGCGACATCTGGCCCAGTTCGGCCGAGATCAAGGAGGTCGTCGACGCCAACCTCGAGGCCGACATGTTCACCAAGGGCTACGCCGACGTCTTCACGGGCGACGAGAACTGGCGCGGGATGAGCGTGCCGGAGGGCGACAAGTTCGACTGGAACGAGGACTCCACGTACATCCGGCGGCCACCGTACTTCGACGGCATGTCCGCGGAGCCGGAGCCCATCGGGGACATCACCGACGCCCGCGTGCTGGCTCTTCTCGGCGACTCGGTGACGACCGACCACATCTCCCCGGCGGGAGCCATCAAGGCCTCCTCGCCCGCCGGGAAGTACCTGCAGGAGCAGGGCGTCGAGCCGGCGGACTTCAACTCGTACGGGTCGCGGCGCGGCAACCACGAGGTGATGATCCGCGGCACCTTCGCGAACGTGCGTCTGCGCAACCAGCTGGCGCCCGGCACCGAGGGCGGCGTCACGACGCACTTCCCCAGCGGCGAGCAGACCAGCATCTACGACGCGTCGATCCGCTACGCCGAGGAAGGCGTGCCGCTGGTCGTCATCGCCGGCGCCGAGTACGGCTCCGGCTCGTCGCGCGACTGGGCGGCCAAGGGCACCAAGCTGCTCGGGGTGAGGGCCGTGATCGCGGAATCGTTCGAGCGGATCCACCGGTCGAACCTCATCGGGATGGGCGTGCTGCCCCTGCAGTTCCCCGAGGGCGAATCCGCCTCCAGCCTCGGGCTCAAGGGCGACGAGGTCTTCTCCATCACCGGACTCGACGGCCAGGATTCCGTCCCGGGCGAGGTCACGGTCCGCGCGGGCGAGAGCGACGACGCGATCGAGTTCACCGCGAAGGTCCGCATCGACACCCCGGCTGAGGAGACGTACTACCAGCACGGCGGCATCCTGCCGTACATGCTGCGGCAGATGCTCTGA
- a CDS encoding 1-acyl-sn-glycerol-3-phosphate acyltransferase gives MIRALFARLFWRFSRWTLSTRPGPDQPTILLGAPHTSNWDFVLMLGIAWRLGIDVHWLGKDSLFSGWRGPLMRALGGVPVDRGNPARVVENMVRQVHAGETFCLVITPDGTRSGHSHWKSGFYRIARETGLPVTLGYVDRTTMTTGLGPTIELTGNVAADMDRIREFYADKAGFHPERRVEPRLPDETRTRDVEHPDS, from the coding sequence GTGATCCGTGCCCTTTTCGCTCGCCTCTTCTGGCGCTTCAGCCGTTGGACGTTGTCCACCCGCCCCGGCCCGGATCAGCCGACGATCCTTCTCGGTGCCCCACACACCTCCAACTGGGACTTCGTGCTGATGCTCGGCATCGCGTGGCGCCTGGGCATCGACGTTCACTGGCTGGGCAAGGACAGCCTGTTCTCCGGCTGGCGAGGGCCGCTCATGCGAGCGCTCGGCGGGGTCCCGGTGGACCGCGGGAATCCCGCCCGGGTCGTCGAGAACATGGTCCGGCAGGTCCACGCCGGAGAGACGTTCTGCCTGGTCATCACGCCGGACGGAACGCGCAGCGGGCATTCGCACTGGAAGTCCGGCTTCTACCGGATCGCGCGGGAGACGGGCCTGCCGGTGACGCTCGGGTACGTCGATCGGACCACCATGACGACCGGGCTGGGCCCGACGATCGAGCTGACGGGAAACGTCGCGGCGGACATGGACCGCATCCGCGAGTTCTACGCGGACAAAGCCGGCTTCCACCCGGAGAGGCGCGTCGAACCGCGGCTGCCCGACGAAACCCGCACGCGGGACGTGGAGCACCCCGACTCCTGA
- a CDS encoding SDR family NAD(P)-dependent oxidoreductase: MGTLDGRVAVVTGAGMGIGRGIAGALAREGASVVVAEIDEAAGTETAAWLRDEWGAQAEFVRTDVTDKGQVLAMVRTAVDSFGRLDVLVNNAWKGSGFARLENMTDEKLRSGFDMAVMAAFWAMQAALPELEKHGTGRVINLCSLNGVNAHMYSVQYNAAKEALRALTRTAAREWAPRQVCCNVICPGAQSEAYRRVAEANPEMAAGIAAANPMGRVGDPLDDIGSVAAFLAGDASRYLTGNTLFVDGGAHINGVQWAPEVD, translated from the coding sequence ATGGGAACTCTCGACGGACGCGTGGCAGTGGTGACCGGGGCCGGGATGGGCATCGGTCGCGGGATCGCGGGCGCGCTCGCCCGGGAGGGCGCCTCGGTGGTGGTCGCCGAGATCGACGAGGCCGCCGGCACCGAGACCGCCGCCTGGCTGCGCGACGAGTGGGGCGCGCAGGCCGAGTTCGTCCGCACCGACGTCACCGACAAGGGCCAGGTTCTGGCCATGGTCCGGACCGCGGTGGATAGCTTCGGCCGGCTGGACGTCCTGGTGAACAACGCATGGAAGGGCTCCGGTTTCGCCCGGCTGGAGAACATGACCGACGAGAAGCTGCGATCTGGCTTCGACATGGCCGTGATGGCCGCATTCTGGGCCATGCAGGCCGCGTTGCCGGAGCTCGAGAAGCACGGGACCGGGCGCGTCATCAACCTGTGCTCGCTCAACGGGGTCAACGCACACATGTACTCGGTGCAGTACAATGCGGCCAAGGAGGCGCTACGCGCCCTCACCCGGACCGCCGCTCGCGAGTGGGCGCCGCGCCAGGTGTGCTGCAACGTCATCTGCCCCGGCGCGCAGAGCGAGGCCTACCGGCGCGTGGCCGAGGCGAACCCGGAGATGGCGGCGGGCATCGCCGCCGCGAATCCGATGGGCCGCGTGGGAGACCCGCTGGACGACATCGGATCGGTGGCGGCCTTCCTCGCCGGCGACGCCAGCCGCTACCTCACCGGTAACACCCTGTTCGTTGACGGCGGTGCGCACATCAACGGCGTGCAGTGGGCACCGGAGGTGGACTGA
- a CDS encoding PEP/pyruvate-binding domain-containing protein translates to MKTVELQQVTDDRYGGKAAGLAELIRLGLDVPPGFVIVDAGADLVVVDTGPTATTVPAAPTAPASPAVGWFHRMADAGATPVAVRSSAVGEDGAAQSFAGQYDTVLGVDSAEALADAVRTCVASAASRRAAAYRGETRSPAPMHLVVQQMVDARAAGVVFTADPTTARRDLMVIDAVAGLGDSLVDGTASPDHVVLDPAGRIAVREVGGGPVVTEAEIAAIRAGALRAERHWGRPMDLEWAIDRAGRLWWLQARPVTTLPADLGDKDSTLAGADHVYTRCNIGEMMPGAFCPLTESVSGYAIDHAMQMVQVVARAQPAYERSWLQVGYFSGHMFLNLTEGTALSSGLLGNSLEQFSTSICGRVVDELVPKPPQPFLRRLGNTVRLSTFALTAGPAVRRLGEQISGWGIPRGSDPLQVWRQLEAGVDLYCAVTLTHVRSSSRAAVAANVLESTVVRRAVAAGGSEDDGRAEASRLMAGADDVESAVMLAELESVVRALAADEPATDRFLAADPGAAVAAVLASADTWGVALRRFLARHGHRGYRELCMRDASWADDPEGLGAIMQAMVRSTLARGGQISAVAATAATAATSATAAGPEPGSRAIRVLARLARGGARGREETKSKMALMAHALKRGYRHLGEVLAADGRLPDADLVFFFDRPELACVLGDSDLVTGGLGLGELGAGAGRGSGSGLDGGSDRAGAAGAATVAALISRAEQRREALAYQDALEFPDVSVGRPVPLIARPPREAAGGEIVGRPASRGTVEGVVRVARSIVDAREVRPGEVLVAPVTDVGWTPYFTVIAALVTDIGSPVSHGAVVAREYGLPCVVNTIVATQTLRTGDRVHVDGDRGVVTRLEG, encoded by the coding sequence ATGAAAACCGTCGAGCTCCAGCAGGTCACCGACGACCGCTACGGAGGCAAAGCCGCAGGCCTGGCCGAACTGATCCGACTGGGCCTGGACGTCCCACCGGGCTTCGTGATCGTGGATGCGGGGGCTGACCTCGTCGTCGTCGACACCGGACCCACCGCAACCACCGTCCCCGCCGCGCCCACCGCGCCCGCCTCACCGGCGGTCGGGTGGTTCCACCGCATGGCCGACGCCGGCGCCACCCCGGTCGCGGTGCGTTCCTCGGCGGTGGGCGAGGACGGCGCGGCGCAGTCGTTCGCCGGCCAGTACGACACGGTGCTCGGCGTGGACTCGGCCGAGGCACTGGCCGACGCGGTGCGGACGTGCGTGGCGTCGGCGGCGTCGCGGCGCGCGGCGGCCTACCGCGGCGAGACCCGCTCCCCCGCCCCGATGCACCTGGTGGTCCAGCAGATGGTCGACGCCCGGGCGGCCGGGGTCGTGTTCACCGCCGACCCCACCACCGCGCGGCGCGACCTCATGGTGATCGACGCCGTCGCCGGACTGGGCGACTCCCTGGTCGACGGCACCGCCTCCCCCGACCACGTCGTCCTGGATCCCGCCGGCCGGATCGCTGTGCGCGAGGTCGGCGGGGGGCCGGTCGTGACGGAGGCGGAGATCGCCGCAATCCGGGCCGGAGCGCTGCGCGCCGAGCGGCACTGGGGCCGGCCGATGGACCTGGAGTGGGCGATCGACCGGGCCGGGCGACTGTGGTGGCTGCAGGCGAGGCCCGTCACCACCCTGCCCGCGGACCTCGGCGACAAGGACTCCACGCTCGCGGGCGCCGATCACGTGTACACGCGCTGCAACATCGGCGAGATGATGCCGGGCGCGTTCTGCCCGCTCACCGAGTCGGTCTCGGGGTACGCGATCGACCACGCGATGCAGATGGTGCAGGTGGTCGCCCGTGCGCAACCGGCCTACGAGCGATCGTGGCTGCAGGTCGGGTACTTCTCGGGGCACATGTTCCTCAACCTCACCGAGGGGACGGCACTGAGCTCCGGACTGCTGGGCAACTCGCTCGAGCAGTTCTCCACCTCGATCTGCGGGCGGGTGGTGGACGAACTCGTGCCCAAACCGCCGCAGCCGTTCCTTCGGCGGCTCGGCAACACCGTGCGGCTGTCGACGTTCGCGCTCACCGCCGGGCCCGCCGTGCGACGACTCGGCGAGCAGATCAGCGGCTGGGGGATCCCCCGCGGCAGCGACCCACTACAGGTGTGGCGACAGCTCGAGGCGGGCGTCGACCTGTACTGCGCGGTGACGCTGACGCACGTGCGGTCGTCGTCGAGGGCGGCCGTGGCGGCGAACGTCCTGGAGAGCACGGTGGTGCGGCGGGCCGTCGCCGCGGGCGGCAGCGAGGACGACGGTCGCGCCGAGGCGTCCCGGCTGATGGCCGGCGCGGACGACGTGGAGAGCGCCGTGATGCTGGCCGAGCTCGAGTCGGTGGTGCGCGCGCTCGCCGCGGACGAGCCCGCCACCGACCGGTTCCTCGCCGCGGACCCGGGGGCGGCGGTCGCGGCGGTGCTCGCGTCGGCCGACACGTGGGGCGTGGCTTTGCGGCGGTTCCTGGCCCGGCACGGCCACCGCGGGTATCGCGAGCTGTGCATGCGCGACGCCTCGTGGGCCGACGACCCCGAGGGCCTCGGCGCGATCATGCAGGCCATGGTGCGGTCGACGCTGGCGCGGGGTGGGCAGATCTCGGCGGTCGCGGCTACCGCGGCTACCGCGGCGACCTCGGCGACTGCCGCCGGGCCCGAGCCGGGGTCGCGGGCCATCCGGGTGCTGGCCCGGCTGGCGCGGGGCGGCGCGCGGGGTCGCGAGGAGACCAAGTCGAAGATGGCGCTGATGGCACACGCGCTCAAGCGCGGCTATCGACATCTCGGCGAGGTGCTCGCGGCGGACGGGCGGTTGCCCGATGCGGACCTGGTGTTCTTCTTCGACCGACCCGAGCTGGCGTGCGTTCTCGGTGACTCCGACCTCGTCACCGGCGGGCTCGGTCTCGGCGAGCTCGGCGCCGGCGCTGGGCGCGGCAGCGGCAGTGGGCTCGACGGCGGCAGCGACCGCGCGGGCGCGGCCGGCGCGGCGACGGTCGCCGCCCTGATCTCCCGCGCCGAACAGCGCCGCGAGGCGCTGGCCTACCAGGACGCGCTGGAGTTCCCGGACGTCTCCGTCGGCCGGCCCGTGCCGCTCATCGCGCGGCCGCCGCGGGAGGCCGCGGGCGGAGAGATCGTGGGCCGACCGGCGAGCCGCGGAACGGTCGAGGGCGTGGTGCGGGTGGCGCGCTCGATCGTCGACGCCCGCGAGGTCCGGCCCGGCGAGGTGCTCGTCGCGCCGGTGACGGACGTGGGCTGGACGCCGTACTTCACGGTGATCGCGGCATTGGTCACCGACATCGGCAGCCCGGTCTCACACGGTGCGGTGGTCGCGCGCGAGTACGGCCTGCCGTGCGTGGTGAACACCATCGTCGCCACGCAGACGCTGCGCACCGGCGACCGCGTCCACGTGGACGGAGACCGGGGCGTGGTGACGCGGTTGGAGGGGTGA
- the arfB gene encoding alternative ribosome rescue aminoacyl-tRNA hydrolase ArfB: protein MDDLRVPPGPGAPRGLVIPAGELLERFSRSSGPGGQHVNTADSRVQLSLDLATTTALDEPQRARALQSLAARVSGSVLTVAVEENRSQRRNRAAARQRLADLLRDAVAPPLPRRPTRPTLGSRHRRLQHERRRAEIKRNRRRPDLD from the coding sequence ATGGACGACCTGCGAGTACCTCCGGGGCCCGGCGCTCCCCGCGGTCTCGTGATCCCGGCCGGAGAGTTGCTCGAGCGGTTCTCCCGGTCCTCGGGCCCGGGCGGGCAGCACGTCAACACGGCCGATTCCCGGGTGCAGCTCAGCCTCGACCTCGCCACGACGACGGCCCTGGACGAGCCCCAGCGCGCCCGGGCCCTTCAGTCGCTCGCCGCGAGAGTGTCGGGCTCCGTCCTCACGGTGGCCGTGGAGGAGAACCGCTCCCAGCGGCGCAACCGCGCGGCGGCACGGCAGCGACTCGCCGACCTGCTGCGCGACGCCGTGGCGCCGCCGCTTCCGCGGAGGCCGACCAGGCCCACCCTCGGATCGCGCCACCGACGACTCCAGCACGAACGTCGACGCGCCGAGATCAAGCGCAATCGCCGACGCCCCGACCTCGACTGA
- a CDS encoding LLM class flavin-dependent oxidoreductase — translation MKLSIVDLGTVTPGSTETDALADSLETARHAEAAGFHRIWFAEHHLSRSGSSHHPELLIAAARRRSHALLAEAFGWRKRWWTAG, via the coding sequence GTGAAGCTGTCGATCGTCGACCTGGGAACCGTCACGCCGGGGAGCACGGAGACCGATGCGTTGGCCGACTCCCTCGAGACCGCGCGTCACGCCGAAGCGGCGGGGTTCCACCGGATCTGGTTCGCCGAACACCACCTGAGCCGATCCGGCTCCTCGCACCATCCCGAGTTGCTCATCGCCGCGGCCCGCCGACGGTCGCACGCACTGCTGGCCGAGGCGTTCGGTTGGCGGAAGCGATGGTGGACGGCCGGCTAG
- a CDS encoding TerC family protein: MDTPLWLWFAVIAFIVVMLAIDLVAHRRAHVIGVKEAAAWSAVWIALGVGFGVIVWVVWGADFGQQYFAGYLIEKSLAVDNVFVWAIIFAHFAVPPQFQHRVLFLGVLGALVFRGIFIAGGALLIQNFSWVLYIFAAFLLYTGFRMIRQRDEHLNPDQSRVLGAFRRVVPMSDTFHGQRLLVRKGGLIMATPLLAVLVLVETTDVVFAVDSIPAIFAVTDEVFLVFTANAFAILGLRAMYFLLADLVHRFVYLKIGLALVLMWVGVKMLLKIDVYYIPTPLSLAVIATILAVSVVASLRATRGQERQSLPTPAEPPFHIATPDEDAQLEPLLRRARSRERSGTPA, encoded by the coding sequence ATGGACACCCCGCTCTGGCTCTGGTTCGCCGTCATCGCCTTCATCGTCGTGATGCTTGCGATCGACCTCGTCGCACACCGCCGGGCACACGTCATCGGCGTCAAGGAAGCGGCCGCGTGGTCGGCGGTCTGGATAGCGCTCGGAGTCGGCTTCGGCGTGATCGTCTGGGTCGTCTGGGGCGCTGACTTCGGCCAACAGTACTTCGCCGGCTACCTCATCGAGAAGTCCCTGGCCGTGGACAACGTCTTCGTCTGGGCGATCATCTTCGCCCACTTCGCGGTGCCGCCGCAGTTCCAGCACCGGGTCTTGTTCCTCGGTGTGCTGGGCGCGCTGGTGTTCCGTGGCATCTTCATCGCGGGCGGCGCGCTACTCATCCAGAACTTCTCGTGGGTCCTCTACATCTTCGCCGCGTTCCTGCTGTACACGGGTTTCCGCATGATCCGTCAGCGCGACGAGCACCTCAACCCGGACCAGTCGCGCGTGCTGGGTGCCTTCCGCCGGGTCGTGCCCATGTCGGACACCTTCCACGGACAGCGACTGCTGGTCCGCAAGGGCGGACTGATCATGGCCACTCCCCTGCTGGCAGTGCTCGTGCTGGTCGAGACGACTGACGTCGTATTCGCCGTCGACTCCATCCCCGCCATCTTCGCCGTCACCGACGAGGTGTTCCTCGTCTTCACCGCCAACGCGTTCGCGATCCTGGGGCTGCGCGCGATGTACTTCCTACTCGCCGATCTGGTCCATCGGTTCGTGTACCTCAAGATCGGCCTGGCGTTGGTGTTGATGTGGGTGGGCGTGAAAATGCTGCTGAAGATCGACGTCTATTACATCCCGACCCCGCTCTCGCTGGCCGTCATCGCGACGATCCTCGCCGTGTCGGTGGTAGCGAGTCTGCGGGCGACCCGCGGGCAGGAGCGACAAAGTCTCCCGACGCCGGCCGAGCCGCCGTTCCACATCGCCACCCCAGACGAGGATGCCCAGCTCGAGCCGCTGTTGCGCCGCGCACGCTCCCGCGAGCGCTCGGGGACTCCCGCCTGA
- a CDS encoding four-helix bundle copper-binding protein — translation MSTSEMIRSHPNPTDGLDVELLSQALDAAAACASICSSCADACLAEESVSDLRDCIRTDLDCADVCAATAALLSRRTGSNLEVVKAQLSACRTACAACADDCEQHADMHEHCRLCAEACRRCEKACADLLAAIG, via the coding sequence ATGAGCACTTCCGAGATGATCAGGTCCCATCCGAATCCGACCGACGGGCTCGACGTCGAGCTGCTCTCCCAGGCCCTGGACGCGGCCGCGGCGTGCGCGTCGATCTGCTCGTCCTGCGCCGATGCCTGCCTGGCCGAGGAGTCGGTCTCCGACTTGCGCGACTGCATCCGCACCGATCTAGACTGCGCGGACGTCTGCGCGGCCACCGCGGCGCTGCTCAGCCGCCGGACCGGCAGCAACCTCGAGGTGGTCAAGGCGCAGCTCAGCGCGTGCCGGACCGCCTGCGCCGCCTGCGCTGACGACTGCGAGCAGCACGCCGACATGCACGAGCACTGCCGACTGTGCGCCGAGGCGTGCCGTCGGTGCGAGAAGGCGTGCGCTGACCTCCTCGCCGCGATCGGCTGA
- a CDS encoding TetR/AcrR family transcriptional regulator yields MTADGGTARGESAKSAGRRGPGAADGRAPGPAGGRPRDSRIDAAIIAATRELLLETGYPALTLSAIAARAGTTTAALYRRWSSKAQLVHEAVLEAEAVPGVVPSADSSEQSDIRALVETIRSMFDRPELRVALPGLIADTVADPELHARMIARLAGDLPAFESRFGRSRRADDPLPVLAEVVAGAAIFRLLVSQDAALDEQWVDEVTALITERWPGRVRSWRSPG; encoded by the coding sequence ATGACAGCAGACGGCGGCACCGCGCGCGGGGAATCGGCGAAGTCCGCGGGCCGACGAGGGCCCGGGGCCGCCGACGGACGAGCACCCGGGCCCGCCGGGGGACGGCCCCGCGACTCCCGGATCGACGCCGCGATCATCGCCGCCACCCGCGAGCTGCTGCTGGAGACCGGCTACCCGGCGCTCACCCTGTCGGCGATCGCCGCCCGCGCCGGGACGACCACCGCCGCGCTCTATCGACGGTGGTCGAGCAAGGCGCAGCTCGTCCACGAGGCCGTGCTGGAGGCGGAGGCGGTTCCCGGCGTCGTGCCGTCGGCCGACTCTAGCGAGCAGTCGGACATCCGCGCGCTGGTCGAGACGATCCGCTCGATGTTCGACCGGCCCGAGCTGCGCGTGGCGCTGCCCGGCCTCATCGCCGACACCGTCGCCGACCCCGAGCTGCACGCACGGATGATCGCGCGGCTGGCCGGCGACCTGCCCGCGTTCGAGTCGCGGTTCGGCCGCTCCCGCCGCGCCGACGACCCGCTGCCGGTACTCGCCGAGGTCGTCGCGGGCGCGGCGATCTTCCGGCTCCTCGTCAGTCAGGACGCCGCGCTGGACGAGCAGTGGGTCGACGAGGTGACCGCGCTCATCACCGAGCGGTGGCCGGGGCGCGTCAGGAGTTGGCGATCGCCAGGATGA
- a CDS encoding TIGR03617 family F420-dependent LLM class oxidoreductase, which yields MKVMTALFGPTDAVRRAQELKEAGASGVFTFEGPHDVFTPLVLASQVRGLDVMSNVAIGFPRNPVQLAHQAHDLQQLSEGRFILGLGTQIRAQIEKRYGADFDRPVERMRELVGALRAIFDSWATGERLDFRGEFYRHTLMTPTFVPPPSPHGPPPIYLGALGPRLTRATAEVADGLLVMPFGTTTFLREHTMPHVRAGLAAAGRGEDGFEVVPEVIVSVTGAGAGPGGGGRGGGGRGGGGRGGGGARDDDEHASTRRLLAFYGSTPAYKPVLDAHGWGDLQPELNAMSKQGRWQEMSSLITDEILHTIAACGTPAEVAAHIRERVESVGGMGGSSAGGSGGGGGGGGGRVCLYQTGPIATDALAQIVDELAGRP from the coding sequence ATGAAGGTCATGACCGCACTGTTCGGACCCACCGACGCGGTGCGTCGCGCTCAGGAGCTCAAGGAGGCCGGGGCGTCCGGGGTGTTCACGTTCGAGGGACCGCACGACGTGTTCACCCCGCTCGTACTGGCCTCGCAGGTCCGCGGGCTGGATGTGATGTCCAACGTGGCGATCGGTTTCCCGCGCAACCCCGTCCAGCTCGCGCACCAGGCCCACGACCTGCAACAGCTCAGCGAGGGCCGCTTCATCCTGGGCCTGGGCACGCAGATCCGCGCCCAGATCGAGAAGCGCTACGGCGCCGACTTCGACCGTCCGGTCGAGCGGATGCGCGAACTCGTCGGCGCGCTGCGGGCGATCTTCGACTCCTGGGCCACCGGCGAGAGGCTGGACTTCCGCGGGGAGTTCTACCGACACACCCTCATGACGCCCACGTTCGTCCCGCCGCCCTCGCCGCACGGCCCGCCGCCGATCTACCTCGGTGCGCTCGGCCCGCGGCTCACCCGCGCGACCGCGGAGGTCGCCGACGGCCTGCTCGTCATGCCATTCGGGACGACGACGTTCCTGCGCGAGCACACCATGCCCCACGTCCGGGCGGGCCTGGCGGCCGCCGGCCGCGGTGAGGACGGGTTCGAGGTGGTGCCCGAGGTGATCGTGTCGGTCACCGGCGCCGGCGCCGGGCCCGGCGGCGGCGGTCGGGGCGGTGGCGGTCGGGGCGGTGGCGGTCGGGGCGGTGGCGGCGCGCGGGACGACGACGAGCACGCGTCCACCCGCAGGTTGTTGGCGTTCTACGGCTCCACGCCTGCGTACAAGCCTGTGCTGGACGCGCACGGGTGGGGCGATCTGCAGCCCGAGCTCAACGCCATGAGCAAGCAGGGGCGATGGCAGGAGATGTCGTCGCTCATCACCGACGAGATCCTGCACACGATCGCCGCGTGCGGCACCCCGGCCGAGGTCGCCGCGCACATCCGCGAACGCGTGGAGAGCGTCGGCGGGATGGGCGGCAGCAGCGCCGGCGGGAGCGGCGGCGGCGGGGGCGGCGGCGGCGGCCGCGTGTGTCTCTATCAGACCGGGCCGATCGCCACCGACGCGCTGGCGCAGATCGTCGACGAGCTGGCGGGTCGGCCATGA